From Humibacter ginsenosidimutans, a single genomic window includes:
- a CDS encoding carboxymuconolactone decarboxylase family protein: MTENTNTGWSGGARAFGDFAPGMVHYTDRVLFDEVWERDGLSKRDRSLVTVAALTAMGKADQLAFHLDFARQNGVTEDELKEAILQLAFYAGWPNGMSAMTVARNVFTADSSADNERD, encoded by the coding sequence ATGACAGAGAACACGAACACAGGGTGGAGCGGCGGCGCACGCGCCTTCGGAGACTTCGCCCCCGGCATGGTGCACTACACCGACCGTGTGCTCTTCGACGAGGTGTGGGAGCGCGATGGGCTCTCCAAGCGCGACCGCAGCCTCGTCACGGTCGCCGCACTCACCGCGATGGGCAAGGCCGACCAGCTCGCCTTCCATCTCGACTTCGCACGGCAGAACGGCGTCACCGAGGACGAGCTGAAGGAGGCCATCCTGCAGCTCGCGTTCTACGCCGGCTGGCCCAACGGCATGAGTGCCATGACGGTCGCCAGAAATGTCTTCACTGCCGACAGCTCCGCCGACAACGAACGGGATTGA
- a CDS encoding multidrug effflux MFS transporter, translating into MPNDEPHGADAPPRAHGAAGVGVSVVLSLLAVFGPISMDLYLPVLPQLAHQLQSTTSAAQLTITACLLGLAFGQVIAGPLSDRFGRRRPMIAGVALFVIASMLCAAAPDVTVLVLLRLLQGLAGGVGIVIAQATGRDLYVGGTLIRYYGRLTVIAGLAAIVGPVIGGLLASAVDWRGVFVFLGIVGALILTAGFVLFRETLPREQRSTHGLHGVARSFAALLSDRLFLGMLLLGAFLNAAIFAYLSGATFLLQEVYGLTPQGYSLAFALNSTGFMVCGFLAGRAAERWGERLVVGVGLALCVVGSTGLVMTGLLRWPAIGVILSLLLMVSGVATTTPPATALALRRYPHIAGTAASLLGVARYLFGAISAPLVGLGPQGTALPLGIVTFSSVVLALAAFLILGRAGTAQPSRTTPIRQGDPA; encoded by the coding sequence ATGCCGAACGACGAACCGCACGGCGCTGACGCACCGCCGCGGGCGCACGGCGCCGCCGGCGTCGGAGTCTCGGTGGTGCTCAGCCTGTTGGCCGTGTTCGGGCCGATCTCGATGGACCTCTACCTTCCCGTGCTTCCGCAACTGGCTCACCAGCTGCAGTCGACCACGTCTGCCGCCCAGCTGACCATCACCGCGTGCCTGCTCGGGTTGGCGTTCGGGCAGGTGATCGCGGGTCCGCTCTCCGACCGGTTCGGCCGGCGACGGCCGATGATCGCCGGCGTCGCGCTGTTCGTGATCGCCTCGATGCTCTGCGCCGCCGCCCCGGACGTGACGGTTCTCGTGCTGCTGCGGCTTCTGCAGGGCCTCGCGGGCGGCGTCGGAATCGTGATCGCCCAGGCCACCGGCCGCGACCTCTACGTCGGCGGCACGCTGATCCGCTATTACGGAAGGCTCACGGTGATCGCCGGCCTCGCAGCGATCGTCGGTCCGGTGATCGGCGGTCTGCTCGCCTCCGCCGTCGACTGGCGCGGCGTCTTCGTGTTCCTCGGCATCGTCGGTGCGCTCATCCTCACGGCCGGGTTCGTGCTGTTCCGCGAGACACTGCCCCGCGAGCAGCGCAGCACGCACGGTCTCCACGGCGTCGCACGCTCGTTCGCCGCCCTGCTCTCCGATCGTCTCTTTCTCGGGATGCTGCTGCTCGGCGCGTTCCTGAACGCCGCGATCTTCGCCTACCTCTCCGGCGCGACATTCCTGCTCCAGGAGGTCTACGGGCTGACTCCGCAGGGCTACTCCCTGGCCTTCGCCCTCAACTCGACGGGGTTCATGGTGTGCGGATTCCTCGCGGGGCGCGCGGCGGAGCGGTGGGGAGAGCGCCTCGTCGTCGGCGTCGGGCTGGCGCTCTGCGTGGTCGGCAGCACCGGACTCGTGATGACGGGACTGCTGCGTTGGCCTGCGATCGGCGTCATCCTCTCGCTCCTGCTCATGGTCAGCGGCGTCGCCACCACCACGCCGCCCGCGACGGCTCTCGCGCTGCGCCGGTATCCGCACATCGCGGGCACGGCAGCCTCTCTGCTCGGCGTCGCGCGTTACCTCTTCGGTGCGATCTCGGCGCCACTCGTCGGCCTCGGTCCGCAGGGCACCGCGCTCCCGCTGGGCATCGTGACGTTCTCCAGCGTCGTGCTCGCGCTGGCCGCCTTCCTCATCCTCGGCCGCGCCGGCACCGCGCAGCCTTCGCGCACCACCCCGATCAGACAAGGAGATCCGGCATGA
- a CDS encoding helix-turn-helix domain-containing protein produces the protein MDNRTEVRDFLTTRRARITPEQAGLIGGGNRRVAGLRRSEVAMLADVSIEYYSKIERGNLAGVSGSVLESISRALQLDDAEHEHLFDLARAASESGVVAPQRKPKAWHPREGLQLALDAITAGPAFVRNGRMDILATNALGRAFYDWVLDGPGRGNLARFNFLDTRSTEFYPDWDAAADVSVAILRTEAGRTPRDKHLHDLIGELSTLSEDFRARWGAHNVRRHGSGTKNFRHHVVGDLTLTYEGLELTAEPGLSLLIYTAEPGSPSAENLALLASWQATGGRQPTVRDGAIEKPKERHA, from the coding sequence GTGGACAACCGAACCGAAGTGCGCGACTTCCTCACCACGCGTCGCGCCCGCATCACCCCGGAACAGGCGGGGCTGATCGGCGGCGGCAATCGCCGTGTCGCGGGGCTGCGGCGCAGCGAGGTGGCGATGCTCGCCGACGTGAGCATCGAGTACTACTCGAAGATCGAGCGCGGAAATCTGGCGGGCGTCTCGGGCTCCGTGCTCGAATCCATCTCCAGGGCGCTGCAACTCGACGACGCCGAGCACGAGCATCTCTTCGATCTCGCCCGCGCGGCAAGCGAGTCCGGCGTCGTCGCCCCGCAGCGCAAGCCCAAGGCGTGGCATCCGCGCGAGGGTCTGCAACTGGCTCTCGACGCCATCACGGCTGGGCCTGCGTTCGTGCGCAACGGGCGCATGGACATCCTCGCGACGAACGCTCTCGGTCGGGCCTTCTACGACTGGGTCCTCGACGGACCGGGGCGTGGCAATCTCGCCCGCTTCAACTTTCTCGACACCCGGTCCACCGAGTTCTATCCCGATTGGGATGCCGCGGCCGATGTGAGCGTCGCGATCCTGCGCACCGAGGCTGGACGCACTCCGCGCGACAAGCACCTCCACGACCTGATCGGGGAGCTGTCGACGCTGAGCGAGGACTTCCGCGCCAGGTGGGGTGCGCACAACGTGCGCAGGCACGGCAGCGGAACCAAGAACTTCCGCCACCACGTCGTCGGAGACCTCACCCTCACCTACGAGGGACTCGAGCTGACGGCGGAGCCGGGGCTCTCCTTGCTCATCTACACCGCGGAGCCGGGGTCGCCCTCCGCCGAGAACCTCGCCCTTCTCGCGAGCTGGCAAGCGACCGGTGGGCGGCAGCCGACCGTGCGAGACGGGGCGATCGAGAAACCGAAGGAGAGACACGCATGA
- a CDS encoding (R)-mandelonitrile lyase, producing MNLEPKPATNKGSDDWFNGDVYVDPIAMPKDGDQRMIVSRVRFTPGARTAWHAHGRGQTLHITEGVALIGTRDGTVIRATPGQTIYTPPGQEHWHGATPDDFMEHFAMLEDAAGSDARDGWYEHVTDEDYDAAAGA from the coding sequence ATGAATCTCGAGCCGAAGCCGGCCACGAACAAGGGCTCGGACGACTGGTTCAACGGTGACGTGTACGTCGACCCGATCGCGATGCCGAAAGACGGCGACCAGCGCATGATCGTCAGCCGCGTGCGGTTCACGCCGGGTGCTCGCACGGCCTGGCACGCGCACGGTCGCGGTCAGACGCTGCACATCACGGAGGGCGTGGCGCTGATCGGCACGCGAGACGGCACGGTCATCCGCGCCACTCCCGGACAGACGATCTACACGCCGCCCGGGCAGGAGCACTGGCACGGCGCCACGCCGGACGACTTCATGGAGCACTTCGCCATGCTCGAGGATGCCGCAGGCTCGGACGCGCGCGACGGCTGGTACGAGCACGTCACCGACGAGGACTACGACGCGGCGGCGGGAGCCTGA